atatctcttcatAACTCCTCTCTATAATACTTCATATCGGATCATTTAGTTGGCATTTGTATTACTTCATATCAGATCATCTTGTTGCCACGTTTTGGGACTGGAACACGTGCTCATGCCCTATTGAGTCTGAGGCCTCTGCTAGAACTCTAATCTCCAACATTGAAAGCGGTTTAGGCCAGGTTCCCCATGGCCATGAGTATCGCATCTGCAGAAATAACAGATTTCTTTGTGGGGATATAACTGCAATTGAAAGGAGCCTTCTCGTAGACCAACGTTTCGATTGTTACTATGCTCCCAGAAGAAATCCGTTTTGCGGTGAACATGCTCATCTTCTGCCTGATCAGAAAAGACTTGCCGCTGAGCTCGGTTTAGAGTCATTGTTGGTACATTATGCTGACGTTCACCGAGATTCCGGACCATGGAATATACTCTTAATTACAGGTGACTGAAAATTTTTGCACCCCTTCTCTATACAACAATGAATCGTGTTTGGTTCATTTTGTGACTTTGCACCTGATGCAGGTGATTCAAGTTTTGCAACTTCAATGGATTATCTTTACTACTCCGGATACACCATTTTCTTAGCGAAGCCAAGTGATGCAGCTGATAGTTTTGAACAGCACTCCAACTATGCATGGGATTGGACACCCTTGCATACTAGTGCAGCTACTCAACCGATTCATGTTCATCCTCCGTCTCCTTAAGCGTCGTTCTCATTGTGCATgttgattt
This region of Brassica oleracea var. oleracea cultivar TO1000 unplaced genomic scaffold, BOL UnpScaffold03321, whole genome shotgun sequence genomic DNA includes:
- the LOC106321850 gene encoding uncharacterized protein LOC106321850; the protein is MSSSTDHLVATFWDWNTCSCPIESEASARTLISNIESGLGQVPHGHEYRICRNNRFLCGDITAIERSLLVDQRFDCYYAPRRNPFCGEHAHLLPDQKRLAAELGLESLLVHYADVHRDSGPWNILLITGDSSFATSMDYLYYSGYTIFLAKPSDAADSFEQHSNYAWDWTPLHTSAATQPIHVHPPSP